CGTTTGTAACGACATGTGCTCGAAATAAAGCCCCGGAGCAACCCGTTCAAGCAGCATTACACCGCGAGCAGACCATCCCTTGCCATACTTTAAAACGACCCTTAAACCCAAATCATCATGCGTGAGAGCATCCATATCATGAACAATTTTGTACTGTTCTGCAGCCGTTAACCCTCTCTTTTTAGCATGTTCATTCGCATATAATTTATTCGAAAATTTCTTGCGTAACGGAGTACCACGCTCATGAAATTCAGCCGCAACAAATTTAAGGAATTTAGATTCCGCATCACTGCGATTAAAACCAGGTAATTCCCTTACTTTCAAAGCCATCAATCCGTCTCTCTCTCTACTATTTCTCTGAACACTGCTTCACACTGCTGCACCAACAGGGAGTCACTTACACGCGCCGCCTCTAACCCTGTTAAATATTCGTTCACATCCTTCGTCAGGGGTAAACTATCCACTACATGCTCAAGCAAACGGGTGTCAACCACCCAAATTTTACTCACTGCTACCGTGTCACCGCCATGGGTAAATTGAATGGCTAACTCTTGCATAAGCTTAAATGTGTTGCTACTCACAGGAGCGCCCGTCCAGCCATTAAAATAAGGCCAATGAAATAGCAAAACCGATAGCCCTTGTTCGTGTTTTTCTCGAATTCGTAATAAGACTTCTGCTAAGTTCTTATTCTCATCTGTGAAATTATCGACTACCAGTAAATCAAATTGCTCAGCTCGGCTTCGCGTGTTCCCCAGTGGCACCGGAAACTCTCTGCTACCCTCTATCAAAACGTGGTTCTGCGAATTCTCATGCCACCATCGAGCCGCTTCACGATACATGCGGCGCAATCCGAAATGTATGGTCTTTACATGGGTCATTTTTGTGCGCGTCAGAGACGTGTCATCAGATAACGCAAAAGAAAGCGGAGTATTCTTCAACACGAATAAAATAGAGTCAAAGCCATAGTGTTTTTCTAATCGCCACAGAAATTCACTATCGCCTGCTACATTCACAGTATCCCAATATCCAATTTCGTCTAATACGGAGCGGCGAATGAGGGCAGAAGAATGGTTCTTTTCTAAAAAAGACTCATTTAAGAACCATGACCCCACAAAGTTCAGTTCTCTGGTCACGCGCACCCAGAAACTAACACTTGCCATTTTCTCAGGAGCTAATTCCAAAACCTGAACCATTTTTTCAAGCTTCTGCGGGTGCGACCAATCATCGCTATCGTGAACGGTTACGTACTCTCCGGTAGCAGCTTTCATTCCGCGGTTGCGGGAAGGGTACGCGCCTAAATTCACCTCGTTGCGAAGTAAGCGAACACGGCTATCTCGAGCTTCATAAAGAGTGACTACGGCAGCGGTTTCATCCGTGCTGAAATCGTCGACCACAATCACTTCAATATTGCGCCATGTTTGGTTTAGAATGCTATCTAACGCAATGTGAATTGTAGATTCCGCATTGTAAGCAGGAATCACCACACTAATCTTGGAGGCCTGGGTATCGACTTGGGGTTTTCCTTGCCACAGATACCCAATATTCTCTAGGGTAAGCGGAGCTTCTTCGTTTTGGCAAGTTATGCCTGTCAAGCCGTCCATGAGGAACACATCGTTTATATACCGAAGCCGCTCATGAACACGTTCGGGTTGTTCACTCAACGCATTCGCTTTTAAGAAAAGCGTTTCTCGTTTAGTGGCGAGAACCAGTCTTCATCTTCGAGTATCTCCTCGAGCGCATCGAACTCACCTTTGAGTGTTAAACATTTTGCTAACCCCACACCCATTTGTTTCGTGGCTCGCCCGTTCTTGCCGATCATCACCTGAATATTATTTTGTGCGGTTTCAATATCACCATGCGCATAATACCAACGAGCAAGATACCAATGCGCCCTAACTTGTACCGCTCTGCGACCTTCCGTAGCGAGCCTTTCAATTTCTCGAAGCGCTTGCTCAGAGTAGCCAGACCAGAGCTTCTCTCGATAATATTCTAGTGTCACAAAAGTATTACCAAGCGGATTCGCAACATCGAATGGCTTGGGCAAACGCCCTTCTCTCTCGCCATTGAGAATAAAGTGAATTAGAGGATTCATGCCCGCTTGTGCGACATCTGGGTACTCTTCAAAATACCAATTTGAATCAAATTGCAGGCTCGGATTAAACCCCTTAAATCCGCCATACATTAAGTAATGGAGTGCAGGGTCATGTGACAACTCGGATTGAGAGAGTTCGTCCTCGTAGGTTTCAGCATACCATTCAGCATCAAACCACACTGAGTTTCTAAGAATCTCAGCATGTTTATTATTGGAGGAAGTATTCTTTCCCTTGCTACGATTCCGTATGAGACGATTAAGCCTCCCAAACAAGCCTGCGCTATCAGATTTTTGGGCATCAAGTTGTTTGCGAAGCGTTTGGTTCTCTTTTTCAAGTTGTTCGAGACGTTTCTCCAACGCTTTTTCGTCTAAACTTGCCACAATTATGCGTCGCTACCTTTTAAAAGTTCTCTACAACGTTCCCAATTTTTTCCTAATTGCATTAGCAGTTCTCTTTTTACGACCGACTTTTCTAATTTAGCATTAATTTGATAGTGCTCTGCCAAGCGCCATGCCCCTTTACTGCCGCC
This genomic interval from Idiomarinaceae bacterium HL-53 contains the following:
- a CDS encoding Glycosyltransferase involved in cell wall bisynthesis (low-quality sequence region;~manually curated), whose product is MASLDEKALEKRLEQLEKENQTLRKQLDAQKSDSAGLFGRLNRLIRNRSKGKNTSSNNKHAEILRNSVWFDAEWYAETYEDELSQSELSHDPALHYLMYGGFKGFNPSLQFDSNWYFEEYPDVAQAGMNPLIHFILNGEREGRLPKPFDVANPLGNTFVTLEYYREKLWSGYSEQALREIERLATEGRRAVQVRAHWYLARWYYAHGDIETAQNNIQVMIGKNGRATKQMGVGLAKCLTLKGEFDALEEILEDEDWVLATKRETLFLKANALSEQPERVHERLRYINDVFLMDGLTGITCQNEEAPLTLENIGYLWQGKPQVDTQASKISVVIPAYNAESTIHIALDSILNQTWRNIEVIVVDDFSTDETAAVVTLYEARDSRVRLLRNEVNLGAYPSRNRGMKAATGEYVTVHDSDDWSHPQKLEKMVQVLELAPEKMASVSFWVRVTRELNFVGSWFLNESFLEKNHSSALIRRSVLDEIGYWDTVNVAGDSEFLWRLEKHYGFDSILFVLKNTPLSFALSDDTSLTRTKMTHVKTIHFGLRRMYREAARWWHENSQNHVLIEGSREFPVPLGNTRSRAEQFDLLVVDNFTDENKNLAEVLLRIREKHEQGLSVLLFHWPYFNGWTGAPVSSNTFKLMQELAIQFTHGGDTVAVSKIWVVDTRLLEHVVDSLPLTKDVNEYLTGLEAARVSDSLLVQQCEAVFREIVERETD